Proteins encoded within one genomic window of Mycolicibacterium monacense:
- a CDS encoding Rieske 2Fe-2S domain-containing protein, which yields MTSDIDEVRQIEADAAPTRFARGWHCLGLTRDFGDGKPHTVNAFGQKLVVFRSGDGRINVLDGYCRHMGGDLSQGEVKGNEIACPFHDWRWGGDGRCKQVPYSKRAPRLARTATWTTLEQDGMLFVWNDPERKPPPDDVTIPRIEGATSDEWTDWHWYTTVVDTNCREVIDNVVDMAHFFYIHGSLPTHFKNIFEGHVATQYMNSAGRADLQPPEGPRMLGTTSVASYHGPSFMIDDLTYHYEEADHHTVLINCHYPIDANSFVLQYGIIVKKSEALPDDLAVQTAVSLGDFVKMGFEQDVEIWKNKARIDNPLLCEEDGPVYQLRRWYEQFYVDIADVTPDMVDRFEYEVDTTRPREEWMKIVEANISARASATSAG from the coding sequence ATGACGTCCGACATCGACGAGGTTCGGCAGATCGAGGCCGACGCGGCACCGACCCGGTTCGCCCGCGGGTGGCACTGTTTGGGGTTGACGCGTGATTTCGGCGACGGTAAACCGCACACCGTCAACGCCTTCGGCCAGAAGCTCGTCGTGTTCCGCAGCGGCGACGGCAGGATCAACGTGCTCGACGGCTACTGCCGTCACATGGGCGGTGACCTGAGCCAGGGCGAGGTCAAAGGCAACGAGATCGCCTGCCCGTTCCACGATTGGCGCTGGGGCGGCGACGGCCGGTGCAAGCAGGTCCCGTACAGCAAGCGGGCGCCGCGGCTTGCCCGCACCGCGACGTGGACCACGCTGGAACAGGACGGCATGCTGTTCGTCTGGAACGACCCGGAGCGCAAACCGCCGCCCGACGACGTGACGATCCCCCGGATCGAGGGCGCCACCAGCGACGAGTGGACCGACTGGCACTGGTACACCACGGTGGTCGACACCAACTGCCGTGAGGTCATCGACAACGTCGTCGACATGGCGCACTTCTTCTACATCCACGGGTCGCTGCCCACGCACTTCAAGAACATCTTCGAAGGCCACGTCGCCACCCAGTACATGAACAGCGCGGGACGCGCCGACCTCCAGCCCCCGGAGGGACCGCGGATGCTGGGCACCACCTCCGTCGCCTCCTACCACGGCCCCTCGTTCATGATCGACGACCTGACGTACCACTACGAAGAGGCCGATCACCACACCGTGCTGATCAACTGCCACTATCCGATCGACGCGAATTCCTTTGTGCTGCAATACGGCATCATCGTCAAGAAATCCGAGGCACTGCCCGACGACCTGGCGGTGCAGACCGCGGTCTCGCTGGGCGACTTCGTCAAGATGGGCTTCGAACAGGACGTCGAGATCTGGAAGAACAAGGCCCGCATCGACAATCCCCTCCTGTGCGAGGAGGACGGGCCGGTGTATCAATTGCGGCGCTGGTACGAGCAGTTCTACGTCGACATCGCCGACGTCACCCCCGATATGGTCGACCGATTCGAGTACGAGGTCGACACCACCCGCCCGCGGGAGGAGTGGATGAAGATCGTCGAGGCCAACATCAGCGCACGGGCGTCGGCGACGAGCGCGGGATGA
- a CDS encoding PadR family transcriptional regulator encodes MATAGKCRSRSVDHTKAQVTARCYPGWVKSGDGPNVTATGWALLGVLSYQDELTGYDIKKWTEWSLRFFYGSPAYSQIYTELKKLENIGLLTSRVETDGGARSKRLYKITKAGLDALRDWADEGPVDPPQLKHNPLLRVTFGHLTNPRRLKEIMQDHVAYADRMQREAATEARWAEAEPAWAYGRVALQWAERYYAAERELAQSVIKDLDAAEEAFAKSAESNQDGKPSLAKDYWYEIERRVRAEEGD; translated from the coding sequence ATGGCAACGGCAGGCAAGTGTCGGTCCCGATCAGTGGATCACACGAAGGCGCAGGTCACGGCGCGTTGCTACCCTGGATGGGTGAAATCCGGCGACGGCCCGAACGTGACCGCTACAGGGTGGGCCCTGCTCGGCGTGCTGTCGTACCAGGATGAGCTGACCGGCTACGACATCAAGAAATGGACCGAGTGGAGCCTGCGGTTCTTCTACGGCAGCCCGGCCTACAGCCAGATCTACACCGAACTGAAGAAGCTCGAGAACATCGGCCTGTTGACCTCGAGGGTCGAGACCGACGGTGGCGCGCGCAGTAAACGGCTCTACAAGATCACCAAGGCGGGCCTCGACGCGTTGAGGGACTGGGCGGACGAGGGACCGGTGGACCCGCCTCAGCTCAAGCACAACCCGCTGCTGAGGGTGACGTTCGGGCATCTGACGAACCCCCGACGGCTCAAGGAGATCATGCAGGACCACGTCGCCTACGCCGACCGGATGCAGCGCGAAGCCGCCACCGAGGCGCGTTGGGCCGAGGCCGAACCCGCATGGGCCTACGGCCGGGTGGCGCTGCAGTGGGCCGAACGCTACTACGCCGCAGAACGTGAACTGGCCCAGAGCGTCATCAAGGATCTCGACGCGGCCGAGGAGGCCTTCGCCAAGTCGGCCGAGTCCAACCAGGACGGGAAGCCGTCGCTGGCCAAGGACTACTGGTACGAGATCGAGCGCAGGGTCAGGGCCGAAGAAGGCGATTGA
- a CDS encoding SDR family NAD(P)-dependent oxidoreductase gives MSRYTDRRVLITGGGSGIGQACVLRILDEGGHVVAADVSEAGLKDTVSKAQSAADRLSTLVMDVGDEESVRAGVAEAIGILGGLDTLVNVAGILRSARLEQTTLTDFERVLRINLVGTFLVTREAISALRNGNGPAVVNFSSTSAHFGHPYMSAYAASKGGILSMTHTLALEFAKDGIRFNCVQPGSISSGMTDGTGQARQSVGPGLPDDTDYSLFSRLQPMLAIDGGAMFADPSAVASVVAMLGSADAFFVTGTEVRVDGGTHM, from the coding sequence ATGTCCCGTTACACCGATCGGCGCGTCCTCATCACCGGTGGCGGATCGGGCATCGGACAGGCGTGCGTGCTGCGGATCCTCGACGAGGGCGGGCATGTCGTCGCCGCCGACGTCAGCGAAGCCGGACTGAAAGACACCGTGAGCAAGGCGCAGTCCGCCGCCGACCGGCTGTCGACGCTCGTCATGGACGTCGGTGACGAGGAGTCGGTGAGGGCCGGGGTGGCCGAGGCGATCGGCATCCTCGGCGGGCTGGACACCCTCGTCAACGTCGCGGGGATACTGCGCTCGGCGCGGCTCGAACAGACCACGCTCACCGACTTCGAGCGGGTGTTGCGGATCAATCTGGTCGGCACGTTCCTGGTCACCCGGGAGGCGATTTCCGCGCTGCGCAACGGGAACGGCCCCGCCGTGGTCAACTTCAGCTCGACGTCGGCGCATTTCGGCCATCCGTACATGTCGGCCTACGCCGCCTCCAAGGGCGGCATCCTGTCGATGACCCACACCTTGGCGCTCGAGTTCGCAAAAGACGGCATCCGCTTCAATTGCGTTCAGCCGGGGTCGATCTCGTCTGGTATGACCGATGGCACCGGTCAGGCCAGACAGAGCGTGGGTCCGGGCCTGCCCGACGACACCGACTACTCGCTGTTCTCGCGGCTGCAGCCGATGCTGGCCATCGACGGCGGCGCGATGTTCGCCGACCCGTCGGCCGTCGCATCGGTGGTGGCGATGCTCGGGTCGGCCGACGCGTTCTTCGTCACCGGCACCGAGGTGCGGGTCGACGGCGGCACCCACATGTGA
- a CDS encoding nuclear transport factor 2 family protein, which yields MSSDRLAALEARLQRLEDERDIQRLIASYGPYVDAADADGAAALWAEDGSYDVEGWRMTSRDDVRAMVSSDGHRALVAAGCCHYLGPSIVTVDDDEAVAVCESVVLRTTGETPVGYAVWRAAANHFHLRRVGGVWQIAARTTRLLDGNPEAHRLLTAGVAGQRSDLS from the coding sequence GTGAGTTCGGACCGGCTGGCGGCCCTCGAGGCGCGGTTGCAGCGGCTCGAGGACGAACGCGACATCCAGCGGCTCATCGCGAGCTACGGCCCGTACGTGGACGCCGCCGATGCCGACGGTGCCGCCGCACTGTGGGCCGAGGACGGCAGCTACGACGTCGAGGGCTGGCGGATGACCAGCCGCGACGACGTCCGGGCGATGGTCTCCTCGGACGGCCACCGAGCGCTCGTCGCCGCAGGGTGCTGCCATTACCTCGGCCCGTCGATCGTCACCGTCGACGATGACGAGGCGGTGGCTGTGTGTGAATCCGTGGTGCTGCGCACGACCGGCGAGACGCCGGTCGGATATGCGGTGTGGCGCGCGGCGGCCAACCACTTCCACCTGCGGCGGGTCGGGGGTGTCTGGCAGATCGCGGCGCGCACGACGCGTCTGCTCGACGGCAACCCCGAGGCGCACCGACTGTTGACGGCCGGTGTCGCGGGGCAGCGGTCCGACCTGTCCTGA
- a CDS encoding 3-ketosteroid-delta-1-dehydrogenase, giving the protein MTTAHTATIPGGLPVLDTTVDLLVVGSGTGMGAALAAQARGLSVLIVEKSEFVGGSTARSGGALWLPASQVIDGDGGGDTSQRAATYLDAVVDGTAPASRSAAFLEHVDATIDLLRRTTPMRLFWAREYSDYHPEQPGGSAAGRTCECRPLDTAVLGEYLPRLRPGVMEVKIPMPTTGADYRWLNLMSRVPRKGIPLVAKRLGQGIGGLLLGRRYAAGGQALAAGLFAGVLRAGIPIWTETALQRLVTDDGGRVTGAVVDHRGQEITVTARRGVVLAAGGFDHHMDMRWKFQSERLGEHASLGAETNTGDAIRVAQDLGAAIDLMDQSWWFPAVAALPDGDPKVMLAERSLPGSLIVDQTGSRFVNESCDYMTFGQAVLDRERAGDPVEAMWIVFDQQYRNSYVFAAELFPRMAVPKAWYDAGIAHRSESLDDLGRKMGVPDAQFVATVRRFNEMAHAGQDSDLGRGRSAYDRYYGDLTVTPNPNLRALDRGPFYAVKMVLSDLGTCGGLRADDRARVLREDGTTIDGLYAIGNTAANAFGATYPGAGATIAQGLVYGYIAAQDAAQA; this is encoded by the coding sequence GTGACGACTGCGCATACAGCGACGATTCCCGGTGGACTGCCGGTCCTCGACACCACCGTCGACCTCCTGGTGGTGGGCTCCGGTACCGGGATGGGCGCCGCGCTGGCCGCCCAGGCCCGCGGCCTGTCGGTGCTGATCGTCGAGAAGTCGGAGTTCGTCGGCGGCTCGACGGCGCGGTCCGGAGGTGCGCTGTGGCTGCCCGCCAGTCAGGTGATCGACGGTGACGGCGGCGGGGACACCTCGCAGCGGGCCGCGACCTATCTCGACGCGGTGGTGGACGGCACGGCGCCCGCGTCGCGCTCCGCAGCATTCCTCGAACACGTCGACGCCACGATCGACCTGTTGCGCCGCACGACCCCGATGCGGCTGTTCTGGGCGCGGGAGTACTCGGACTACCACCCGGAACAACCCGGCGGTTCCGCTGCGGGCCGCACGTGCGAGTGCCGCCCGCTGGACACCGCGGTCCTCGGGGAGTACTTGCCGAGGTTGCGTCCGGGCGTGATGGAAGTCAAGATCCCGATGCCGACGACCGGCGCCGACTACCGCTGGCTGAACCTGATGTCGCGGGTGCCCCGCAAGGGAATCCCGTTGGTGGCCAAGCGACTCGGTCAGGGGATCGGTGGTCTGTTGCTCGGCCGGCGGTACGCGGCGGGTGGGCAGGCGCTGGCGGCCGGCCTGTTCGCCGGTGTGTTGCGCGCCGGCATCCCGATCTGGACCGAGACCGCACTGCAGCGACTCGTCACCGACGACGGTGGCCGGGTCACCGGGGCCGTGGTCGACCACCGGGGTCAGGAGATCACCGTCACCGCGCGCCGGGGTGTCGTACTGGCTGCCGGGGGTTTCGACCATCACATGGACATGCGCTGGAAGTTCCAGTCCGAGAGGCTGGGTGAGCATGCGAGCCTCGGCGCGGAGACCAACACCGGTGACGCCATCCGCGTCGCCCAGGATCTCGGCGCGGCAATCGATCTCATGGATCAGTCGTGGTGGTTCCCCGCGGTGGCGGCGCTTCCGGACGGCGATCCGAAGGTGATGCTTGCCGAACGGTCGCTTCCGGGATCACTCATCGTCGACCAGACGGGCAGCCGGTTCGTCAACGAGTCCTGCGACTACATGACCTTCGGGCAGGCAGTGCTCGACCGGGAACGCGCAGGCGACCCGGTCGAGGCGATGTGGATCGTGTTCGACCAGCAGTACCGCAACAGCTACGTGTTCGCCGCGGAGCTGTTCCCGCGGATGGCGGTCCCGAAAGCCTGGTACGACGCCGGCATCGCGCACCGTTCGGAGAGCCTCGACGACCTTGGCCGCAAGATGGGGGTGCCGGACGCGCAGTTCGTGGCCACGGTGCGGCGGTTCAACGAGATGGCCCATGCGGGGCAGGATTCCGACCTCGGGCGCGGTCGCAGCGCCTATGACCGGTACTACGGCGACCTCACGGTGACCCCGAACCCGAATCTGCGTGCGCTCGACCGCGGCCCCTTCTACGCCGTGAAGATGGTGCTCAGCGACCTCGGCACCTGCGGTGGCCTGCGCGCCGACGACCGAGCCCGCGTCCTGCGGGAGGACGGCACCACGATCGACGGTCTGTACGCGATCGGGAACACGGCCGCCAACGCCTTCGGCGCCACCTATCCTGGCGCCGGGGCGACGATCGCCCAGGGCCTGGTGTACGGCTACATCGCCGCACAGGATGCGGCACAGGCCTGA
- a CDS encoding SDR family NAD(P)-dependent oxidoreductase: MTDLDKYGPWAVIAGGSEGVGAEFARSLAGDGFNLVLIARKPGPLDETAESCRELGADVRTLSLDLLDPEATSRIAEATADIEVGLLIYNAGASTCNDPFLDADLAEWRKIIDLNMSRMLELTQHFGRRMVAQSRGGIILVGSLSGYMGSVRHAVYSGVKAFGRMFAESLWLELREQGVDVLELVLGVTRTPAMERAGLRFDIPGFIVNDPADVAREGLEHLGDGPVRVAGGNAEQAARNSGPDRARIVLESHLAIQRLIGAQP, from the coding sequence ATGACAGACCTCGACAAGTACGGGCCGTGGGCCGTCATCGCCGGTGGATCCGAAGGAGTCGGAGCGGAGTTCGCGCGGTCACTCGCCGGAGACGGTTTCAACCTCGTGCTGATCGCCCGCAAACCCGGGCCGCTGGACGAGACCGCCGAGTCCTGCCGCGAACTCGGCGCCGACGTGCGCACGCTGTCCCTCGATCTGCTCGACCCCGAGGCCACCTCGCGCATCGCCGAAGCCACCGCCGACATCGAGGTGGGTCTGCTGATCTACAACGCAGGCGCCAGTACGTGCAACGATCCCTTCCTCGACGCCGATCTGGCCGAGTGGCGCAAGATCATCGACCTCAACATGTCCAGGATGCTCGAGCTGACGCAGCATTTCGGCAGGCGCATGGTCGCGCAGTCGCGCGGCGGCATCATTCTGGTCGGATCGCTGTCGGGGTACATGGGCTCGGTGCGGCATGCGGTGTACTCCGGGGTGAAGGCGTTCGGCCGGATGTTCGCCGAGAGCCTCTGGCTGGAACTGCGTGAGCAGGGTGTGGATGTTCTCGAACTGGTCCTCGGGGTGACCCGGACACCGGCGATGGAGCGCGCCGGCCTGCGATTCGACATCCCGGGGTTCATCGTCAACGACCCCGCCGACGTCGCCCGCGAGGGGCTGGAGCATCTCGGTGACGGGCCGGTACGCGTCGCCGGCGGCAACGCCGAGCAGGCGGCGCGCAACAGCGGTCCGGACCGCGCCAGGATCGTGCTCGAATCCCACCTGGCCATCCAACGACTCATCGGGGCGCAGCCGTGA
- a CDS encoding ferredoxin: MSVRPDNRLDDAPMVPVTCRACGAKVLARKSSWQQTSVQWSADAAQRCPQRRDSEALAAHGRKTVFLSCSELSESIVEAVRAGRLSIVDETVDVAP; the protein is encoded by the coding sequence ATGAGCGTCCGGCCCGACAACCGGCTCGACGACGCCCCCATGGTGCCGGTGACGTGCCGGGCCTGCGGCGCGAAAGTGCTCGCCCGCAAGAGCAGTTGGCAGCAGACCAGCGTCCAGTGGAGCGCCGACGCGGCGCAGCGCTGCCCGCAACGGCGGGACAGTGAGGCGCTCGCCGCGCACGGCCGCAAGACGGTCTTCCTGTCCTGCTCCGAGTTGTCCGAGTCGATCGTCGAGGCGGTGCGTGCGGGCCGGCTGTCCATCGTGGACGAAACGGTGGACGTCGCGCCGTAG
- a CDS encoding SDR family NAD(P)-dependent oxidoreductase encodes MTEHIDPPVAVVTGASRGAGRGIARALIAAGWRVYLTGRTVDSLGEGSVAVPLDHRDDAAVGALFTRVEDEAGRLDLLVNNAAAVHDALTGRDPFWQKPVELGDILDVGLRSSYVAAWYAAPLLLRGPRGLIAFTSSPGSVCYMHGPAYGAQKAGVDKMAADMAVDFRGTPVHTVSIWMGILLTEKLRGAFDGNPDGLAAMAEHAETPEFTGRVIDALYRDPARESLSGHTVIGAELAARYGITDEGGRQPVSHRGMLGAPRTPSDVVVR; translated from the coding sequence GTGACCGAACACATCGATCCGCCGGTGGCCGTCGTGACCGGGGCTTCTCGCGGAGCGGGCCGCGGTATCGCACGGGCGCTCATCGCCGCCGGGTGGCGGGTGTACCTGACCGGCCGCACCGTCGACAGTCTGGGCGAGGGTTCGGTGGCGGTGCCGCTCGACCACCGGGACGACGCGGCGGTGGGCGCCTTGTTCACGCGGGTGGAGGACGAGGCCGGCCGGCTCGACCTGCTGGTCAACAACGCCGCCGCGGTCCATGACGCGTTGACGGGTCGAGACCCGTTCTGGCAGAAGCCGGTTGAGCTGGGCGACATTCTCGACGTCGGATTGCGGTCGTCCTATGTGGCGGCCTGGTACGCGGCGCCTCTGCTTCTGCGCGGTCCCCGGGGACTGATCGCGTTCACGTCCTCGCCGGGATCGGTGTGCTACATGCACGGTCCGGCCTACGGCGCGCAGAAGGCGGGTGTCGACAAGATGGCGGCCGATATGGCTGTCGACTTCCGCGGTACGCCGGTGCACACCGTCTCGATCTGGATGGGCATCCTGCTGACCGAGAAACTGCGCGGTGCGTTCGACGGTAATCCGGATGGGCTGGCCGCGATGGCCGAGCACGCCGAGACGCCCGAATTCACCGGTCGGGTGATCGATGCGCTCTACCGTGACCCGGCCCGCGAGTCGCTGAGCGGGCACACCGTGATCGGCGCGGAACTGGCTGCGCGCTACGGGATCACCGACGAGGGCGGCAGGCAGCCGGTGTCACACCGCGGAATGCTGGGCGCGCCCCGGACGCCGAGTGACGTGGTGGTCCGCTGA
- a CDS encoding NADH:flavin oxidoreductase, with translation MGRERPTAADDIDPLQPAVLGPVTLRNRVIKAATSEGRSPDGLVTDDLIAFHKRFADGGVGMTTVAYCTVAEDAASAPGQILMSRRAVPGLRRLADTVHQAGAAVSAQLGHGGVVATRKVNKVTPKAPSRFVNPQSFDYCRPISRDEILTVVDQFGTAAQVAVDAGFDAVELHLGHLYLPSSFLSPLMNRRKDEYGGSIDNRARFARQIAQRVREVVGNRAAVIAKLSMEDGKRGGIALSESLRVVQLLDADRNLDAIELTQGSSVFKPMYLFRGDTPVDEFAAVMPPPMNLGVRMVGKRVLGTFPYRDLYMLDAARQFVPVAAHTPLILLGGITTGEHMQDAMREGFAFVAMGRALLREPDLVNQIREQPGKRSLCNHNNKCMVTVFGKTHCVLDPGQRYGPVVSQS, from the coding sequence ATGGGACGTGAACGGCCGACGGCCGCGGACGACATCGACCCGCTGCAGCCGGCCGTGCTCGGTCCCGTCACCCTGCGGAACCGCGTCATCAAGGCCGCCACCTCCGAGGGACGGTCACCGGACGGCCTGGTCACCGACGACCTGATCGCCTTCCACAAGCGCTTCGCGGACGGTGGTGTCGGCATGACCACCGTCGCGTACTGCACCGTGGCCGAAGACGCCGCCAGTGCGCCCGGCCAGATCCTGATGAGCCGGCGGGCCGTCCCGGGCCTGCGCAGACTCGCCGACACCGTGCACCAGGCGGGTGCGGCGGTCTCGGCGCAGCTCGGCCACGGCGGTGTCGTCGCGACCCGCAAGGTCAACAAGGTCACCCCGAAGGCCCCGAGCAGATTCGTCAACCCCCAGTCCTTCGACTACTGCCGTCCGATCAGCCGCGACGAAATCCTCACGGTGGTCGACCAATTCGGGACCGCGGCACAGGTGGCCGTCGACGCCGGGTTCGACGCCGTGGAACTCCACCTCGGACATCTGTATCTGCCCAGTTCTTTCCTGAGTCCGCTGATGAACCGGCGCAAGGACGAATACGGCGGCAGCATCGACAACCGGGCCCGGTTCGCCCGCCAGATCGCCCAGCGGGTTCGCGAGGTCGTCGGCAACCGCGCCGCCGTCATCGCCAAGCTCAGCATGGAGGACGGTAAGCGGGGCGGGATCGCGCTGAGCGAATCGCTGCGCGTGGTGCAGTTGCTCGACGCCGACCGCAACCTCGACGCGATCGAACTCACGCAGGGCTCTTCGGTGTTCAAACCGATGTACCTGTTCCGCGGCGACACCCCGGTCGACGAGTTCGCGGCCGTGATGCCGCCGCCGATGAACCTCGGGGTGAGGATGGTGGGCAAGCGGGTGCTCGGAACCTTCCCCTACCGGGATCTGTACATGCTCGATGCGGCGCGCCAGTTCGTCCCCGTCGCCGCGCACACACCGCTGATCCTGCTCGGCGGCATCACCACTGGCGAACACATGCAGGACGCGATGCGTGAGGGTTTCGCATTCGTGGCCATGGGGCGCGCGCTGCTACGAGAACCCGATCTGGTCAACCAGATTCGCGAGCAACCGGGCAAACGCAGCCTGTGTAACCACAACAACAAGTGCATGGTGACGGTGTTCGGCAAGACGCACTGCGTGCTGGACCCGGGCCAGCGCTACGGACCGGTGGTGAGCCAGTCGTGA
- a CDS encoding LLM class F420-dependent oxidoreductase, producing MRIGVSTPVVVQVPGVAAEWERDAGIEDLRTVAEAADSLGFEYLTCSEHVAVPAADAQARGAVYWDPLATLGFLAACTSRIRLATSVIVLGYHHPLEIAKRYGTLDRVSGGRLTLGVGVGSLAAEFELLGAQFGDRGRRADDALRALRASLSTTRPAYDGEFYQYDSVVVEPCAAQPRVPIWVGGRTRRSLRRAVELADGWMPFGLSAGQLSELLSTVDVPAGFDIVLPVGPLDPSGDRERAARRLRALDELGATAVTCTLAATSAGHYCDQLEALRAVADDL from the coding sequence ATGCGAATCGGTGTGTCCACGCCAGTGGTCGTCCAGGTGCCCGGGGTGGCCGCGGAGTGGGAGCGGGACGCCGGGATCGAGGACCTGCGGACGGTCGCCGAGGCGGCGGATTCCCTCGGCTTCGAGTACCTGACCTGCTCCGAGCATGTCGCCGTGCCGGCCGCCGACGCGCAGGCCCGCGGCGCCGTGTACTGGGATCCGCTCGCCACGCTGGGCTTCCTGGCCGCGTGTACGTCACGCATCCGGCTGGCGACGTCGGTGATCGTGCTCGGCTACCACCACCCGCTGGAGATCGCCAAGCGGTACGGCACCCTCGACCGGGTCAGCGGCGGCCGGTTGACACTGGGCGTCGGCGTGGGATCCCTGGCCGCGGAGTTCGAGCTCCTCGGCGCGCAGTTCGGTGACCGCGGCCGCCGCGCCGACGACGCGCTGCGCGCGCTCCGCGCCTCCCTGTCGACGACTCGACCGGCCTACGACGGCGAGTTCTACCAATACGATTCCGTGGTGGTCGAACCGTGCGCGGCGCAGCCGCGGGTGCCCATCTGGGTCGGTGGACGCACCCGGCGATCACTGCGCCGGGCAGTGGAATTGGCCGACGGCTGGATGCCCTTCGGGCTGTCGGCCGGTCAGCTCTCGGAGCTGTTGTCGACGGTGGACGTCCCGGCCGGCTTCGACATCGTCCTGCCGGTCGGGCCGCTCGACCCCTCCGGGGACCGGGAGCGGGCCGCGCGGCGGCTGCGCGCACTCGACGAGCTCGGGGCGACGGCGGTCACGTGCACACTCGCGGCGACCTCCGCCGGTCACTATTGCGATCAGCTCGAGGCGCTGCGCGCCGTCGCCGACGACCTCTGA
- a CDS encoding DUF222 domain-containing protein: MVDTEIDEAALIERIAALERAKSAAAAAQARATALLDEKRRAAEAAAGVPANKRGRGLASEVALARHDCPNKGGRHLGFARALVHEMPHTLAALECGALSEWRATLIVRESACLSVEDRRMLDAELCTDVAALEGLGDKRIEAEAKKIAYRLDPQAVVDRAARAASERTVTCRPAPDTMTYVTALLPVAQGVAVYAALKRSADTTFDDRSRGQVMADTLVERVTGCPAEVAVPVAVNLVITDEALLGGDPEPAVISGYGPVPAAAGRRLVDAAVTDKRSKATLRRLYRRPRSGALVAMESRSRCFPKGLATFIDLRDQTCRTPYCNAPIRHHDHARPHRAGGPTSALNGLGECEACNYAKEAPGWQVTAAIDETGTHTAEFTTPTGAVYRSTAPSPPGVAPPDAAGDSRAA; this comes from the coding sequence ATGGTCGATACAGAGATCGATGAGGCGGCGCTGATCGAGCGGATCGCGGCGCTGGAACGGGCGAAGTCCGCCGCGGCGGCTGCGCAGGCACGCGCGACCGCGTTGCTGGACGAGAAGCGCCGGGCCGCCGAGGCGGCGGCCGGTGTGCCGGCGAACAAGCGAGGCCGCGGTCTGGCCTCGGAGGTGGCGCTGGCGCGGCACGACTGCCCGAACAAGGGCGGCCGCCACCTCGGATTCGCCCGAGCGCTGGTCCACGAGATGCCCCACACCCTGGCCGCACTCGAGTGCGGTGCACTGTCGGAGTGGCGGGCGACGTTGATCGTCCGGGAATCGGCGTGCCTGTCGGTCGAGGACCGGCGCATGTTGGACGCCGAACTGTGCACGGACGTTGCCGCGCTGGAAGGTCTGGGCGACAAGCGCATCGAGGCCGAGGCGAAGAAGATCGCCTACCGCCTCGACCCTCAGGCGGTGGTCGACCGGGCCGCCAGGGCGGCCTCGGAGCGCACCGTGACGTGCCGGCCGGCGCCGGACACGATGACCTACGTGACGGCACTGCTGCCGGTTGCTCAGGGGGTGGCGGTCTACGCCGCGCTCAAACGGTCGGCCGACACCACCTTCGACGACCGGTCCCGCGGTCAGGTCATGGCCGACACGCTGGTCGAGCGGGTGACCGGCTGCCCCGCCGAGGTGGCCGTCCCAGTGGCGGTGAACCTGGTGATCACCGACGAAGCGCTGCTCGGCGGCGACCCGGAACCGGCGGTGATCAGCGGGTATGGTCCGGTACCCGCGGCGGCGGGCCGCCGCCTCGTCGACGCCGCGGTCACCGACAAGCGGTCGAAGGCCACGTTGCGCCGGTTGTACCGCCGGCCGCGCTCAGGTGCGTTGGTGGCGATGGAGTCACGGTCACGGTGCTTCCCGAAGGGCTTGGCCACGTTCATCGACCTGCGCGACCAGACCTGCCGTACCCCGTACTGCAACGCCCCGATCCGCCACCACGACCACGCACGGCCACACCGCGCCGGCGGACCGACCAGCGCGCTCAACGGGCTCGGCGAGTGCGAAGCATGCAACTACGCCAAAGAAGCCCCGGGCTGGCAGGTCACCGCCGCTATCGATGAAACCGGAACTCATACGGCGGAATTCACCACGCCAACCGGTGCGGTGTACCGCTCGACCGCACCGTCACCACCCGGTGTCGCGCCTCCGGACGCCGCGGGAGACTCGCGAGCCGCTTGA